In Hippoglossus stenolepis isolate QCI-W04-F060 chromosome 20, HSTE1.2, whole genome shotgun sequence, the following are encoded in one genomic region:
- the LOC118099666 gene encoding terminal nucleotidyltransferase 5A — translation MDESAAANSGSDGDSISLSVLNWEQVQRLDNILTGSIPIHGRWSFPTLEVKPRDIVKVVRSRMEERRIHVREVRLNGSAASYVLHEDSGLGWKDLDLIFCADLKGEMEFQIVKDIVLDSLLDFLPEGVNKEKITPVTLKEAYVQKMVKVCNDSDRWSLISLSNNRGKNVELKFVDSLRRQFEFSVDSFQIRLDSLLLFYECSEHPMAATFHPTILGESVYGDFPTALDHLRKRLICTRSPEEIRGGGLLKYCHLLVRGFRAAAEGEMKLLQRYMCSRFFIDFPDVSEQRRKLESYLQNHFVDLEDRKYDYLATLYDVVQESTVCLMGHERRQTLSLISSLALRVLAEQNAIPNAANVTCFYQPAPYVCDGNFSNYYVAQIQPVYACPTSPPHHQYLTPSQHPMYASWLPCN, via the exons ATGGACGAGTCCGCTGCGGCCAACAGCGGCTCGGACGGGGACAGCATCAGCCTCAGCGTGCTCAACTGGGAGCAAGTGCAGCGGCTGGACAACATCCTGACCGGCTCCATCCCCATCCACGGCCGCTGGAGCTTCCCGACGCTGGAGGTGAAGCCGAGAGACATCGTCAAGGTGGTCCGGAGCCGCATGGAGGAGAGGCGGATACATGTCCGGGAGGTGCGCCTCAATGGCTCCGCTGCCAGCTACGTCCTGCATGAGGACAGCGGGCTGGGCTGGAAAGATCTGGACTTGATATTCTGCGCCGACCTGAAAGGAGAGATGGAGTTTCAGATAGTGAAAGATATCGTCCTGGACTCTCTTCTAGACTTCTTGCCAGAGGGAGTGAATAAAGAGAAGATCACACCAGTGACCTTAAAG GAGGCCTATGTGCAAAAGATGGTGAAGGTGTGTAATGACTCAGACCGCTGGAGTCTCATCTCCCTCTCCAACAACCGTGGTAAGAACGTGGAGCTAAAGTTCGTGGACTCCCTTCGACGGCAGTTTGAGTTCAGCGTGGACTCCTTCCAGATCCGGCTGGactcgctcctcctcttctacgAGTGCTCAGAGCACCCGATGGCTGCCACCTTCCACCCCACAATCCTTGGGGAGAGCGTCTACGGCGACTTCCCCACCGCCCTCGATCACCTGCGTAAGCGCCTCATCTGCACGCGGAGTCCCGAAGAGATCCGGGGAGGGGGCTTACTGAAGTACTGTCACCTCCTGGTGCGGGGTTTCCGTGCAGCCGCAGAAGGCGAGATGAAACTGCTGCAGCGCTACATGTGCTCGCGCTTCTTCATAGACTTTCCCGACGTGAgcgagcagaggaggaagctggagtccTACCTGCAGAACCACTTTGTGGACCTGGAGGACAGGAAGTATGACTACCTGGCCACGCTGTACGACGTGGTGCAGGAGAGCACGGTGTGCCTGATGGGCCACGAGAGGCGCCAGACGCTCAGCCTCATCTCGTCCCTGGCGCTGCGGGTCCTGGCCGAGCAGAATGCCATTCCCAACGCTGCCAACGTCACCTGCTTCTATCAGCCTGCCCCTTACGTCTGCGATGGCAACTTCAGCAACTATTATGTAGCACAGATTCAGCCTGTCTACGCCTGTCCAACCTCGCCTCCTCATCATCAGTATCTTACTCCTTCACAGCATCCCATGTACGCCAGCTGGTTGCCCTGTAACTAA